From Streptomyces qinzhouensis, one genomic window encodes:
- a CDS encoding gala protein encodes MDQPTTPVRCPAIEHPDLPLADPALLTPLMARLADARPVAGDETFPLGTLRADGRVDLCKRGLGPEGAARLLPAATGSPHAAHLLLGTNALGDDGARSVAAALTAGTTHGIRTLYLGCNRIGPDGVTALADALAEDTTVRALWLKRNPVTATGARTLAVLLRRNSTLRTLDLVNSGIGPEGVRILLDALLDRGAPLERLFLGGNGLTASDAPLLAALVRDAGVRELYLPANHLGDEGTAVLAAATDPARPVRLGLGGNGIGPAGARALADALDGIETLDLGRAMSERSLGSPGNTTGDDGARTLAAALPGSPLRRLELCHTGITGRGAKSLLAALPEGHRLEYVGLGPGTPRRVKRSFAERLRPVLPTHPDLRAIGSVYR; translated from the coding sequence ATGGACCAGCCGACAACGCCCGTACGCTGCCCCGCGATCGAGCACCCGGATCTGCCGCTCGCCGATCCCGCGCTGCTCACACCGCTGATGGCCCGGCTCGCCGACGCGCGGCCGGTCGCCGGGGACGAGACGTTCCCGCTGGGCACCCTCCGCGCCGACGGCCGGGTCGACCTGTGCAAGCGGGGGCTCGGTCCCGAGGGCGCGGCGCGGCTGCTGCCCGCGGCCACCGGCTCCCCGCACGCCGCGCATCTGCTGCTCGGCACCAACGCGCTCGGCGACGACGGCGCCCGGTCCGTCGCCGCCGCCCTGACCGCCGGTACGACCCACGGCATCCGCACCCTCTACCTGGGCTGCAACCGCATCGGCCCGGACGGCGTCACGGCCCTCGCGGACGCGCTCGCCGAGGACACCACGGTGCGCGCCCTGTGGCTCAAGCGGAACCCGGTCACGGCGACCGGCGCCCGTACCCTCGCCGTACTGCTGCGCCGCAACAGCACGCTGCGCACCCTGGACCTCGTCAACTCCGGAATCGGACCCGAGGGGGTACGGATCCTTCTCGACGCCCTGCTGGACCGTGGGGCGCCGCTCGAGCGGCTCTTCCTCGGCGGCAACGGGCTGACCGCGTCCGACGCCCCGCTGCTGGCCGCCCTCGTGCGCGACGCCGGTGTCCGCGAGCTCTATCTGCCCGCCAACCACCTCGGCGACGAGGGCACCGCCGTCCTGGCCGCCGCCACCGACCCGGCCCGGCCCGTACGGCTCGGTCTGGGCGGCAACGGCATCGGCCCGGCCGGAGCCCGCGCCCTCGCCGACGCCCTCGACGGCATCGAGACTCTCGACCTGGGCCGGGCGATGTCCGAACGGAGCCTCGGGTCACCGGGCAACACCACCGGCGACGACGGCGCCCGGACCCTGGCCGCCGCCCTGCCCGGAAGCCCGCTGCGCCGCCTGGAGCTGTGCCACACCGGCATCACCGGCCGGGGCGCCAAGAGCCTGCTCGCCGCGCTGCCCGAGGGACACCGTCTCGAGTACGTGGGCCTGGGCCCCGGCACGCCCCGCCGCGTGAAGCGGTCCTTCGCCGAGCGGCTGCGGCCGGTCCTGCCGACCCACCCCGACCTGCGGGCGATCGGGAGCGTGTACCGGTGA
- a CDS encoding transcriptional regulator gives MAARPLVARQPNERLQALIQEAGCSNAGLARRVNMVGAERGLDLRYDKTSVARWLRGQQPRGRAPGIIAEALGRKLGRTVTIDEIGMANGKNLASGVGLQFSPTVLGAIEQVCELWRSDVGRRDFLSGASVAASALVEPSRDWLITGADAQVARSAGARVGSADVEAVRAMTHALTDLDHRFGSGHIRPVVVHYLNSVVSGLLSGSYRESVGRELFAAVARLTELAGYMAVDTGQPGLAQRYYIQALRLAQAADDRGYGGYVLAASMSHLAAQLGNPREIAQLARAAQEGARGQVTPRAQAMFHAAEARGHALLGDARTCQTVAGKAIAALERAEPDSGDDPVWIGHFDEAYLADELAHCYRDLGQSEAAAHHAAGALNGHPETRARRRAIGYALLATAQVQQREVEQACHSGTRALELLGTLRSSRGTEYLEDLQQRLEPYAEEAPVREFGARLELQAA, from the coding sequence ATGGCAGCCAGGCCACTTGTCGCCCGCCAGCCCAACGAAAGGCTGCAGGCGCTGATTCAGGAAGCCGGGTGCTCCAACGCCGGGCTCGCGCGCCGCGTCAACATGGTCGGTGCGGAACGCGGGCTCGACCTGCGATACGACAAGACGTCCGTGGCACGCTGGCTGCGCGGCCAGCAGCCGCGCGGACGGGCACCCGGAATCATCGCCGAAGCACTCGGCCGAAAACTCGGCCGCACGGTCACGATCGACGAGATCGGCATGGCCAACGGCAAGAACCTCGCATCCGGCGTCGGACTCCAGTTCTCCCCGACCGTCCTCGGCGCGATCGAACAAGTCTGTGAGCTGTGGCGCAGCGACGTCGGCCGCCGCGACTTCCTCTCCGGCGCGTCCGTCGCCGCGTCCGCCCTCGTCGAACCCAGCCGTGACTGGCTGATCACCGGCGCCGACGCGCAGGTCGCGCGGAGTGCGGGGGCGAGGGTCGGCAGCGCCGACGTCGAAGCCGTCCGCGCGATGACGCATGCGCTGACCGACCTCGACCATCGCTTCGGCAGCGGGCATATCCGGCCCGTCGTCGTCCACTACCTCAACTCCGTCGTCTCCGGACTGCTCTCCGGCTCCTACCGCGAATCCGTCGGCCGCGAACTCTTCGCCGCCGTCGCCCGGCTCACCGAACTCGCCGGCTACATGGCCGTCGACACCGGGCAGCCCGGGCTCGCCCAGCGCTACTACATCCAGGCCCTCCGGCTCGCCCAGGCCGCCGACGACCGCGGATACGGCGGATACGTCCTCGCCGCCTCCATGAGCCACCTCGCCGCGCAGTTGGGCAACCCGCGGGAAATCGCCCAACTGGCGCGGGCCGCGCAGGAAGGCGCCCGCGGTCAGGTCACCCCCCGGGCCCAGGCCATGTTCCACGCCGCGGAAGCCCGCGGCCACGCCCTCCTCGGTGACGCGCGCACCTGCCAGACCGTCGCGGGCAAGGCCATCGCCGCGCTGGAGCGGGCCGAACCGGACTCCGGCGACGACCCCGTGTGGATCGGCCACTTCGACGAGGCGTATCTCGCCGACGAACTCGCCCACTGCTACCGCGATCTGGGCCAGTCCGAAGCCGCCGCGCACCATGCGGCGGGCGCGCTCAACGGCCACCCCGAGACCCGGGCCCGGCGCCGCGCCATCGGCTACGCCCTCCTCGCCACCGCGCAGGTCCAGCAGCGCGAGGTCGAACAGGCCTGCCACAGCGGGACCCGCGCCCTGGAACTCCTCGGCACGTTGCGGTCGAGCCGGGGCACGGAGTATCTCGAAGACCTCCAGCAGCGGCTGGAACCGTACGCGGAGGAGGCCCCGGTGCGGGAATTCGGCGCCCGCCTGGAACTCCAAGCGGCGTAG
- a CDS encoding maleylpyruvate isomerase N-terminal domain-containing protein, with protein MPRTPDEPIHAMDEGDDTEGPFTHRVLKSLLGAWALTACSAEETAAVEDHLGGCPPCAEEAERLRGAVELLHTERDLDLPASLRFRVLENCLVRRPPRIPVPDWAAPYDAETARLDALLRDIGARDWDVRVPLRWFDGLRAVEQWTTVSRVIGHLTSVDGLVAGALGLADPIGREAPRVPTERTEKFWRSESGPSGRAVHPPWREQSHALIRTVSFAGPGAADLSVSYGDFSLPLRDSMIDRAFECWIHADDIAGAVAYPYDPPRGPHLNRMIDLAARLLPAVLAGRRQAGLAGPVRQLVTAGSPGRSVHLEVEGSGGGNWYIALDSPAALGSPDHTVAQVALDAVEFCKLVAGHVPPQEAAAGQDGDREAIRDLLFAAASLSRL; from the coding sequence ATGCCCCGTACACCAGACGAACCGATCCACGCCATGGACGAAGGAGACGACACCGAAGGGCCGTTCACCCACCGCGTCCTCAAGTCCCTGCTCGGTGCCTGGGCGCTGACCGCCTGCTCCGCCGAGGAGACCGCCGCCGTGGAGGACCATCTGGGCGGGTGCCCGCCCTGTGCCGAGGAGGCGGAGCGGCTGCGCGGCGCGGTCGAGCTGCTGCACACCGAACGGGACCTCGACCTGCCGGCGTCGCTGCGGTTCCGGGTGCTGGAGAACTGCCTGGTCCGCCGTCCGCCCCGGATCCCCGTGCCGGACTGGGCCGCTCCGTACGATGCCGAGACGGCCCGGCTCGACGCGCTGCTCCGGGACATCGGCGCCCGGGACTGGGACGTCCGGGTGCCGCTGCGCTGGTTCGACGGCCTGCGGGCGGTCGAGCAGTGGACGACCGTCAGCCGGGTGATCGGGCATCTGACGAGCGTCGACGGGCTGGTCGCGGGCGCGCTCGGACTGGCCGACCCGATCGGCCGGGAGGCGCCGAGGGTGCCGACGGAGCGGACGGAGAAGTTCTGGCGGTCCGAGTCCGGGCCGAGCGGCCGGGCCGTCCATCCGCCGTGGCGGGAGCAGAGCCACGCCCTGATCCGTACGGTCTCCTTCGCCGGGCCCGGCGCCGCCGATCTGTCGGTGTCGTACGGCGACTTCTCGCTGCCGCTGCGGGATTCGATGATCGACCGGGCCTTCGAGTGCTGGATCCACGCCGACGACATCGCGGGCGCGGTGGCCTATCCGTACGATCCGCCGCGCGGTCCGCATCTGAACCGGATGATCGACCTGGCGGCCAGGCTGCTGCCCGCGGTGCTCGCGGGACGGCGGCAAGCCGGTCTGGCGGGTCCCGTACGGCAGTTGGTCACGGCGGGCTCGCCGGGCCGCTCCGTCCATCTGGAGGTGGAGGGCTCGGGCGGCGGCAACTGGTACATCGCGCTGGACTCCCCGGCCGCGCTCGGCTCCCCGGACCACACGGTGGCGCAAGTCGCGCTGGACGCGGTGGAGTTCTGCAAGCTGGTCGCCGGTCATGTGCCGCCGCAGGAAGCGGCGGCGGGTCAGGACGGGGACCGGGAGGCGATCCGGGATCTGCTGTTCGCGGCGGCGTCACTGAGCCGACTCTGA
- a CDS encoding sigma-70 family RNA polymerase sigma factor codes for MARDTQLRWDRRMQQRLARGEAAALGELYDKFAALVHSLAHRVLDDDEAADQVTRDVFGYLWENPGAYDPRHGSMRSWVAGVTNRHAVDRLRRTGAAELAQGAVGTTEQLEQRVHRAAAEARADYIRTSMPAPLRQALELAYFERRDYRQTAAHLGVTEDEARRRLRLGLQLLSTAHSRPVEGGSPPGHGRSL; via the coding sequence ATGGCGAGGGACACACAGCTGCGCTGGGACCGCCGGATGCAGCAGCGGCTGGCCCGGGGCGAGGCCGCCGCGCTCGGCGAGCTGTACGACAAGTTCGCCGCCCTCGTGCACAGCCTGGCCCACCGGGTACTCGACGACGACGAGGCCGCCGACCAGGTCACCCGGGACGTCTTCGGCTATCTCTGGGAGAACCCCGGCGCCTACGACCCGCGGCACGGCTCGATGCGTTCCTGGGTCGCCGGGGTGACCAACCGGCACGCGGTGGACCGGCTGCGCCGCACCGGGGCCGCCGAACTGGCACAGGGCGCCGTCGGCACCACGGAACAACTGGAGCAGCGGGTGCACCGGGCCGCCGCCGAGGCCCGCGCCGACTACATACGCACATCGATGCCCGCGCCGCTGCGCCAGGCGCTGGAGCTGGCCTACTTCGAGCGGCGGGACTACCGCCAGACCGCCGCCCATCTCGGGGTGACCGAGGACGAGGCCCGGCGCAGACTCCGGCTTGGGCTGCAACTGCTGTCGACCGCCCACAGCCGCCCGGTGGAGGGCGGCTCTCCGCCCGGTCACGGACGTTCGCTGTGA
- the purU gene encoding formyltetrahydrofolate deformylase, which translates to MTEQYVLTLSCPDKQGIVHAVSSYLFITGCNIEDSRQFGDQDTGLFFMRVHFSAEAPVTVDKLRASFTAVGDSFQMDWQIHRADEPMRIVLMVSKFGHCLNDLLFRSRIGALPVEIAAVVSNHRDFAELAGSYGVPFHHIPVTRDNKAEAEARLLELVREQDVELVVLARYMQVLSDDLCKQLSGRIINIHHSFLPSFKGAKPYHQAHARGVKLIGATAHYVTADLDEGPIIEQEVARVGHEVTPDQLVAVGRDVECQALARAVKWHAEHRILLNGHRTVVFA; encoded by the coding sequence ATGACCGAACAATACGTCCTGACGCTCTCCTGCCCGGACAAACAGGGCATTGTGCATGCGGTGTCGAGTTACCTCTTCATCACCGGCTGCAATATCGAGGACAGCCGTCAGTTCGGTGACCAGGACACCGGTCTGTTCTTCATGCGGGTCCACTTCTCGGCCGAGGCGCCGGTGACCGTGGACAAGCTGCGGGCCAGCTTCACCGCCGTCGGCGACTCCTTCCAGATGGACTGGCAGATCCACCGCGCCGACGAGCCCATGCGGATCGTCCTGATGGTCAGCAAGTTCGGTCACTGCCTCAACGACCTTCTCTTCCGCTCCCGGATCGGCGCGCTGCCGGTGGAGATCGCCGCGGTCGTCTCCAATCACCGTGACTTCGCCGAGCTGGCCGGTTCGTACGGGGTCCCCTTCCACCACATTCCGGTCACCCGGGACAACAAGGCCGAGGCGGAGGCCCGGCTGCTGGAGCTGGTCCGGGAGCAGGACGTCGAGCTGGTGGTGCTCGCCCGCTATATGCAGGTGCTCTCCGACGATCTGTGCAAGCAGCTCAGCGGCCGGATCATCAATATCCACCACTCCTTCCTGCCGAGTTTCAAGGGCGCCAAGCCCTACCACCAGGCGCATGCCCGCGGGGTGAAGCTCATCGGGGCGACCGCGCACTATGTGACGGCCGATCTCGACGAGGGCCCGATCATCGAGCAGGAGGTGGCGCGGGTCGGCCACGAGGTCACCCCGGACCAGCTGGTCGCGGTGGGCCGGGACGTGGAGTGCCAGGCGCTGGCGCGTGCGGTGAAGTGGCACGCCGAGCACCGGATCCTGCTGAACGGGCATCGTACGGTCGTCTTCGCCTGA
- a CDS encoding bifunctional DNA primase/polymerase, which yields MLDHAVRYAEERHWDVFPGTWLEAADGREFCSCEDTACAAPGAHAVRPDWANQATGSATAARRMWGKHPKASILLPTGRTFDALDVPESAGFLALARLERMGLPLGPVTSTPDRRMLFFVLPGGAAKAPALVRDLGWAPSSLDLVPRGQGHYVAAPPTRVGGMGPVQWVRRPTAENRWLPDTEELISPLAYACGREAVAARARR from the coding sequence ATGCTTGACCACGCTGTGCGGTACGCGGAGGAACGGCACTGGGACGTGTTCCCCGGTACATGGCTGGAGGCGGCCGACGGCAGGGAGTTCTGCTCGTGCGAGGACACCGCCTGCGCCGCCCCGGGCGCGCACGCCGTACGCCCGGACTGGGCGAATCAGGCCACGGGAAGCGCGACGGCGGCCCGCCGGATGTGGGGCAAGCATCCCAAGGCGTCGATCCTGCTGCCCACGGGCCGGACCTTCGACGCCCTCGACGTCCCCGAGTCGGCCGGGTTCCTCGCCCTCGCCCGGCTGGAGCGGATGGGGCTCCCGCTGGGCCCGGTCACCTCCACTCCCGACCGCCGGATGCTCTTCTTCGTCCTGCCGGGTGGTGCGGCCAAGGCTCCGGCGCTGGTCCGCGATCTGGGCTGGGCGCCCAGCTCCCTGGATCTGGTCCCCCGCGGCCAGGGTCACTATGTGGCCGCGCCGCCGACCCGGGTCGGCGGGATGGGTCCGGTGCAGTGGGTGCGGCGCCCCACCGCCGAGAACCGCTGGCTCCCCGACACGGAGGAGCTGATCAGTCCGCTCGCGTACGCCTGCGGACGCGAGGCCGTGGCCGCCCGGGCCCGCCGGTAA
- a CDS encoding ankyrin repeat domain-containing protein: MTARPVPPGGLSPEDASSWARVRRYAVPRWMIEQATEAREAGDWRAACAAAAVDVPDGLDPERIADRYGAEVAARVADDLRYLAPDLLRWHLPRTLGGHTTLAVCRRVVLAAYGESGPVLSLTNTPMLAGPQRLLLHFGPAVAPGADELYGLDYLTEDWTAARRFWDARRTGELRLSAGAADARGRLPFLHPDGTPLTPEELPDEHPGGTDPVALAEWIAVLQTRGEHTEAYAAAGLDLDLTPPPQGPRAFGPLDIAWLASFNAPDLTRLGPEMRLLARAGRGSGFRFALAGRGHLRAELDPADPGAPPRITGHERGQEDGIPLLPSYARERLPDIGLLRAGRIRPEELHPLVTAALFPSAGPVTGPPGPRLPEPVRVRCGGAWHEVVSRDGALVGPHTEQERRRELALRAFGGTISGCFAAQAAWTSGKAQLPKALREQRNALFLHAQHGDTPAVTALLDAGTDPYIRDSKGRGLLHVLRLLDHRELLPRLLAAGLDLEGKDAAQRTPLHSAVHQGGSADLVRDLLAAGARIDVIDETELSLAQSVRRYKRTDLTFLRDRVLEEHPGIGSDWFDEHMDQRDSYEDEDEDNWDEDWDEDEPDEPDENDEDDEDGNQ; this comes from the coding sequence GTGACCGCGCGTCCGGTCCCGCCCGGCGGCCTCTCCCCGGAGGACGCCTCCTCCTGGGCCCGTGTCCGCCGCTACGCCGTACCCCGCTGGATGATCGAACAGGCCACGGAGGCCCGGGAAGCCGGTGACTGGCGGGCCGCCTGCGCCGCGGCGGCCGTGGATGTGCCCGACGGCCTCGACCCCGAGCGGATCGCCGACCGGTACGGCGCCGAAGTGGCCGCCCGGGTCGCCGACGATCTGCGGTATCTGGCGCCCGATCTGCTGCGCTGGCATCTCCCGCGCACGCTCGGCGGCCACACCACCCTCGCGGTCTGCCGCCGCGTCGTCCTCGCCGCGTACGGCGAATCCGGCCCGGTCCTGTCGCTGACGAACACCCCGATGCTGGCCGGGCCGCAGCGACTCCTCCTGCACTTCGGCCCGGCCGTCGCGCCCGGCGCCGACGAGCTGTACGGACTGGACTACCTCACGGAGGACTGGACCGCCGCCCGCCGCTTCTGGGACGCCCGCCGCACCGGCGAACTGCGCCTGAGCGCGGGTGCCGCCGACGCCCGGGGACGGCTGCCGTTCCTCCACCCCGACGGCACGCCCCTCACGCCCGAGGAGCTCCCGGACGAGCACCCCGGCGGCACCGACCCGGTCGCCCTCGCGGAGTGGATCGCGGTCCTCCAGACACGCGGCGAGCACACCGAGGCGTACGCCGCCGCCGGACTCGACCTCGACCTCACTCCGCCACCGCAGGGCCCGCGTGCCTTCGGTCCGCTCGACATCGCCTGGCTGGCCTCCTTCAACGCCCCCGATCTCACCCGGCTGGGCCCCGAGATGCGCCTCCTCGCCCGTGCGGGTCGCGGGTCGGGCTTCCGCTTCGCCCTGGCGGGGCGCGGCCATCTGCGGGCCGAGCTCGACCCGGCCGACCCCGGCGCCCCGCCGCGTATCACCGGCCACGAACGGGGCCAGGAGGACGGCATCCCGCTCCTGCCCTCGTACGCCCGGGAGCGGCTGCCCGATATCGGTCTGCTGCGGGCCGGCCGGATCCGGCCCGAGGAACTGCACCCGCTGGTCACCGCCGCGCTGTTCCCGTCCGCCGGGCCCGTGACCGGCCCGCCCGGCCCACGACTGCCCGAACCCGTCAGGGTCCGCTGCGGCGGCGCCTGGCACGAGGTCGTATCGCGTGACGGCGCACTGGTCGGCCCGCACACCGAGCAGGAACGGCGGCGCGAGCTGGCGCTGCGTGCCTTCGGCGGCACGATCAGCGGCTGCTTCGCCGCGCAGGCCGCGTGGACCAGCGGCAAGGCACAGCTGCCGAAGGCCCTGCGGGAACAGCGCAACGCACTGTTCCTGCACGCCCAGCACGGTGACACGCCCGCCGTGACCGCGCTCCTCGACGCCGGGACGGACCCGTACATCCGCGACAGCAAGGGCCGCGGTCTGCTGCACGTCCTCCGCCTCCTCGACCACCGTGAGCTGCTGCCGCGGCTGCTGGCCGCCGGACTGGACCTGGAGGGGAAGGACGCGGCACAGCGCACCCCGCTCCACAGCGCCGTTCACCAGGGCGGCTCCGCCGACCTGGTCAGGGATCTGCTCGCCGCCGGGGCCAGGATCGATGTCATCGACGAGACGGAGCTGTCCCTCGCCCAGTCGGTCCGCCGCTACAAGCGGACCGATCTGACGTTCCTGCGCGACCGCGTGCTGGAGGAGCATCCGGGCATCGGCTCGGACTGGTTCGACGAGCATATGGACCAGCGGGACTCCTACGAGGACGAGGACGAGGACAACTGGGACGAGGACTGGGACGAGGACGAGCCGGACGAGCCGGACGAGAACGACGAGGACGACGAGGACGGCAACCAGTGA
- a CDS encoding SCO4402 family protein, whose amino-acid sequence MGGMPLTDMPWWRWRLNVRSALHMLSDPAFHQETWLAGREGYGDVTDAVYRLVEDTWLDNWSAEKYVGTIFRDAGEAALVDAAVLRVLRIMHQVGPDAPVSAYLEHQGWPDAVRAARDAHVRLAGNDAEDPDTPPRSLDVLRIMTRSA is encoded by the coding sequence ATGGGCGGTATGCCGCTCACTGACATGCCCTGGTGGCGTTGGCGCCTCAATGTGCGCTCGGCGCTGCACATGCTCTCCGACCCCGCCTTCCACCAGGAGACCTGGCTGGCGGGGAGGGAGGGCTACGGCGATGTGACCGACGCCGTCTACCGGCTGGTCGAGGACACCTGGCTCGACAACTGGTCCGCGGAGAAGTACGTCGGAACGATTTTCCGGGACGCCGGCGAGGCCGCACTGGTGGACGCCGCGGTGCTGCGGGTGCTGCGGATCATGCACCAGGTCGGCCCGGACGCGCCGGTGTCCGCGTATCTGGAGCATCAGGGCTGGCCGGATGCGGTACGGGCGGCGCGCGACGCGCATGTACGGCTCGCGGGGAACGACGCCGAGGATCCGGACACCCCGCCGAGGTCGCTGGACGTGCTGCGGATCATGACGCGCTCCGCCTGA
- a CDS encoding EF-hand domain-containing protein yields MDSAEYERKIASRFAAFDQDGNGFIDREDFSGAAARLLAEFSTTPRCDKGQALYSGAEAFWQGMAGIADVDGDQRVSRQEFVTGAVKRLRDNPQRFAEIARPFLRAVIAVADNDGQGVTTGAVERVLTVLGVAPGLAAEASRALDSDGDGRIREDEILAAFAAYYVTPEHP; encoded by the coding sequence ATGGACAGCGCAGAGTACGAGCGCAAGATTGCGTCTCGGTTTGCCGCCTTCGATCAGGACGGCAACGGTTTCATCGACCGCGAGGACTTCAGCGGGGCGGCCGCGAGGCTGCTCGCCGAGTTCTCCACGACTCCCCGCTGCGACAAGGGCCAGGCCCTCTACAGCGGAGCCGAGGCCTTCTGGCAGGGCATGGCCGGGATCGCGGATGTCGACGGCGACCAGCGCGTCAGCCGCCAGGAGTTCGTGACCGGAGCGGTCAAGCGGCTCCGGGACAATCCGCAGCGGTTCGCCGAGATCGCCCGCCCGTTCCTGCGCGCGGTCATCGCGGTCGCGGACAACGACGGCCAGGGCGTCACGACCGGCGCGGTGGAGCGCGTGCTGACCGTGCTGGGTGTCGCCCCCGGACTGGCCGCCGAGGCGTCCCGTGCTCTGGACTCGGACGGCGACGGCCGGATCCGCGAGGACGAGATCCTGGCGGCGTTCGCCGCGTACTACGTCACTCCCGAGCACCCGTAG
- a CDS encoding ABC transporter substrate-binding protein gives MTDSRRHSPTSGTRPGPDPTPRAPRGPAAAAALAGILLLSGCGALPGLGDDPETITVMTFAPEGTDATNMPGMPAMAKAYARWANATGGIDGHELRVITCNEGDTPRGASDCARRAVREKADAVVGSYSQHGNAFLAPLQAASIPYIGGYGISDEEFSSVVSYPVNAGQAALLAGQGVQLAGECRRVAIVRPDTAAGDSLPQLLGAGLGYGGRPAPTDVLAPDNATGYTREAALARARAGAGAEGSADERPGCVTAALGERTETFVDSYRRLPDDGREIRFSSVSGSVDQPLINRTGGGKGPYEGAFVTGWYPGTDDPRWDLMKKVIQEHAFGDDRIDPADAGVQTTWIAYSVLASAVRAVDSDTVDSRRISQALDSGTQVSTGGLTPTLSWRFDSLQGFSGYPRAANRSVTFHVVRAGRLVSQGKGIEDIGKIL, from the coding sequence ATGACGGACAGCAGGCGCCACTCCCCCACCTCCGGGACCCGCCCAGGCCCGGACCCCACGCCCCGCGCGCCCCGCGGCCCGGCCGCCGCCGCGGCCCTCGCGGGCATCCTGCTCCTCTCCGGGTGCGGCGCGCTCCCCGGCCTCGGCGACGACCCCGAGACGATCACCGTGATGACCTTCGCCCCCGAGGGCACCGACGCCACGAACATGCCCGGCATGCCCGCGATGGCCAAGGCGTACGCCCGCTGGGCCAATGCCACCGGCGGGATCGACGGCCATGAACTGCGGGTCATCACCTGCAACGAGGGCGACACCCCGCGCGGCGCGTCCGACTGCGCCCGGCGGGCGGTCCGTGAGAAGGCCGACGCGGTCGTGGGCTCGTACAGCCAGCACGGCAATGCCTTCCTGGCCCCGCTCCAGGCCGCGTCCATCCCCTATATCGGCGGCTACGGCATCTCCGACGAGGAGTTCTCCTCCGTCGTCTCCTACCCCGTCAACGCGGGCCAGGCCGCGCTCCTGGCCGGGCAGGGCGTCCAGCTCGCCGGTGAGTGCCGCCGGGTCGCGATCGTCCGGCCCGACACCGCCGCGGGCGACTCCCTGCCGCAGCTCCTGGGCGCCGGACTCGGCTACGGCGGCCGGCCCGCCCCCACCGATGTCCTCGCCCCCGACAACGCCACCGGCTACACCCGGGAGGCCGCCCTGGCCCGGGCCCGGGCCGGCGCCGGGGCCGAGGGCAGCGCCGACGAACGGCCCGGCTGTGTGACGGCCGCCCTCGGCGAGCGCACCGAGACCTTCGTCGACTCCTACCGCAGGCTTCCCGACGACGGACGCGAGATCAGGTTCTCGTCCGTGAGCGGCAGCGTCGACCAGCCCCTGATCAACCGCACCGGCGGCGGCAAGGGGCCCTACGAGGGCGCGTTCGTCACCGGCTGGTACCCGGGCACGGACGATCCCCGTTGGGACCTCATGAAGAAGGTCATCCAGGAGCACGCCTTCGGGGACGACCGGATCGATCCGGCCGACGCGGGCGTCCAGACCACGTGGATCGCCTACTCGGTCCTCGCTTCCGCGGTCCGGGCCGTCGACTCCGACACGGTGGACTCACGGCGGATCAGCCAGGCCCTCGACTCCGGCACCCAGGTCTCCACCGGCGGCCTCACCCCCACGCTGAGCTGGCGCTTCGACAGTCTGCAGGGCTTCTCCGGCTATCCGCGGGCGGCGAACCGGTCGGTCACCTTCCATGTAGTACGCGCCGGGCGCCTGGTGTCGCAGGGCAAGGGAATCGAGGACATCGGCAAAATCCTCTGA